TCCCGCTTTCATGACCGCCTGGTTGGCGATGCGGTAAACGTTTTTTCGGCGGCCGCGATAACCCTTGGCCTGCTCGAGGACTTCCTTGTGGCGCGCGCGCGCCGTTACACTGCGTTTGACTCTGGGCATGGCGGCTCCTCAGGAATATGGCAACATGGCGCGCACCTGGCGCTTGTTGGTCGCATCGACTTCCGTCGTACCGCGCAGATGACGCTTACGCTTAGTGGTTTTCTTGGTCAGGATATGGCGCAGAAAAGCCTGCGAGCGCTTTATGCTGCCGCCAGCTCGGGTCTTGAAGCGCTTGGCAGCGCCGCTTTTGGTTTTCATCTTGGGCATGACAACTCCTGTTTTAATTTGAAACCGCGCCGGGTGTTCCCTGCGGAATCTT
The sequence above is a segment of the Burkholderiales bacterium genome. Coding sequences within it:
- the rpmI gene encoding 50S ribosomal protein L35, which produces MPKMKTKSGAAKRFKTRAGGSIKRSQAFLRHILTKKTTKRKRHLRGTTEVDATNKRQVRAMLPYS